One window of the Trifolium pratense cultivar HEN17-A07 linkage group LG2, ARS_RC_1.1, whole genome shotgun sequence genome contains the following:
- the LOC123905744 gene encoding uncharacterized protein LOC123905744 has protein sequence MSPCFPFLPPGYLMKSDALIEESIKIRLDLDLEKKKREKKEKRDKEHKHKDSTSSHATTVGTKFKFNEVKEPKDNGKLKKVENHENEQLGRGGLTEEHDQPVSDSSQSSKRKRGSLLPSQDNGPPIKLRKHQEPEESKQGFQLGSSSTSVGLPSSHSHEARTNERPLQAITKVESKQGFQLGSSSRSVVPNSHTYEARRVERPLQGITKADTTNQLHQNPTSKVCKPLQNLVLVDAKPANETVNKESRRVEALYKSLLNIQAVTYELLDSLDQDWLFSSVLKEAKPFSKKQKTDAFQCSKSLWPRAQYMPEIDIYALPYTIPF, from the exons ATGTCTCCTTGCTTCCCTTTCCTACCTCCAGGGTACTTGATGAAAAGCGATGCCTTGATCGAAGAATCGATTAAG ATCCGTTTGGACTTGGACTTGGAGAAAAAGAAGagggagaaaaaggaaaaaagagacaaagaacataaacataaagATTCAACATCCTCTCATGCAACAACTGTTGGtacaaagttcaaattcaatgaAGTAAAGGAACCCAAAGACAATGGGAAGTTGAAAAAGGTTGAAAATCATGAGAATGAACAACTTGGGAGGGGTGGTCTTACAGAGGAACATGATCAACCTGTCTCTGATAGTTCTCAAAGTAGCAAGAGGAAAAGGGGCTCTTTGTTACCTAGTCAAGATAATG GGCCTCCCATTAAATTGAGGAAACACCAAGAACCCGAGGAATCCAAACAGGGATTTCAATTAGGGTCTTCTTCAACAAGTGTTGGACTTCCTAGTTCACACTCTCACGAAGCAAGAACAAATGAACGGCCACTGCAGGCTATCACAAAAGTTGAATCCAAACAAGGATTTCAATTGGGGTCTTCTTCTAGAAGTGTTGTTCCAAATTCACACACTTATGAAGCAAGAAGAGTTGAACGCCCACTACAGGGTATCACAAAAGCTGATACTACCAATCAGCTCCATCAAAATCCTACTTCCAAAGTTTGCAAACCATTGCAGAATTTGGTTCTTGTTGATGCTAAACCAGCAAATGAGACAGTTAATAAAGAAAGTCGAAGGGTGGAGGCTTTGTATAAATCTTTACTTAACATTCAGGCGGTAACCTATGAATTATTGGATTCATTAGATCAAGATTGGTTATTTAGTTCGGTACTCAAGGAAGCAAAGCCCTTCTCAAAGAAACAGAAGACTGATGCCTTTCAATGTTCAAAATCTCTATGGCCTCGGGCGCAATACATGCCAGAGATTGACATATATGCTTTGCCATACACAATTCCATTTTGA